The following coding sequences are from one Shewanella violacea DSS12 window:
- the cmk gene encoding (d)CMP kinase, which yields MSERAPVVTIDGPSGVGKGTISQLLAQRLGWKLLDSGAIYRVLALAAIHHNVQLDNEESLTLLASHLDVQFVTSSETQGIKVVLEGEDVSTDIRSPECSKAASIVAAFPRVREALLRRQRAFNTTPGLIADGRDMGTVVFPSTPAKIYLIASAEERAQRRYNQLQDKGFDVNIDRLLSEIKERDDRDMNRTVSPLVPADDALVIDTSGIGIEDVLNLVLAHVELKLPNVS from the coding sequence ATGTCAGAACGGGCTCCTGTTGTCACTATTGACGGCCCTAGCGGTGTAGGGAAAGGTACGATTAGTCAGTTGTTAGCACAGCGTTTAGGCTGGAAACTACTGGACAGTGGTGCTATTTACCGAGTCTTAGCCTTAGCCGCTATTCATCATAATGTTCAACTCGATAATGAAGAGTCTCTTACTTTACTGGCCTCGCACTTAGATGTGCAGTTTGTTACCAGCAGTGAAACTCAAGGTATCAAGGTGGTACTCGAAGGCGAAGATGTGTCAACAGACATACGTAGCCCAGAGTGTTCGAAGGCGGCCTCTATCGTCGCCGCATTTCCACGAGTTCGTGAGGCATTATTACGTCGTCAACGTGCATTTAATACCACACCGGGTCTGATTGCCGATGGTCGAGATATGGGCACGGTTGTTTTCCCCAGTACACCCGCTAAAATTTATTTAATTGCATCGGCGGAAGAAAGGGCTCAGAGACGCTATAATCAGTTGCAGGACAAGGGCTTCGATGTTAACATCGATCGGCTTTTATCTGAGATTAAAGAGCGTGATGACCGCGATATGAATCGCACCGTCTCTCCTTTAGTCCCGGCTGATGATGCATTAGTCATAGATACTTCGGGTATCGGGATAGAAGATGTGCTCAATCTTGTATTGGCGCACGTAGAATTAAAATTACCAAACGTTAGTTAA
- the serC gene encoding 3-phosphoserine/phosphohydroxythreonine transaminase, whose product MSVTYNFCAGPAMLPQAVMQKAQSELLDWNGLGTSVMEISHRSKEFIALTEQAEIDLRELMSIPANYHVLFMHGGGRGQFSAVVNNFLGKQGKALYLVSGSWSQSAVEEAKKLTCDAQIDSINIAENTNGINQIVLPDLAKIDQDYRYLHYCPNETVDGIEIFDELDSPWPIIADMSSNIMSREIDVSKYAVIYAGAQKNIGPSGLSIVIVRDDMLELPSLPQSSIMDYGLGVKHGSMYNTPPTFAWYLAAEVFAWLKDSGGVVAMAKRNLKKAALLYDFIDSSDFYTSKVCQSNRSVMNVTFYLANEELNASFLKGATDANLVALKGHRSVGGMRASIYNAMPIEGVEALVEFMQDFAGKNQA is encoded by the coding sequence GTGAGCGTGACTTATAATTTCTGTGCAGGTCCTGCGATGTTACCCCAAGCCGTGATGCAAAAGGCGCAATCTGAATTATTGGATTGGAATGGTCTAGGTACTTCGGTGATGGAGATTAGTCATCGCAGCAAAGAGTTTATTGCGCTGACTGAACAAGCGGAAATAGATTTGCGTGAACTAATGTCGATCCCTGCTAATTACCATGTATTGTTTATGCATGGTGGCGGACGAGGCCAGTTCTCTGCTGTAGTGAATAATTTTCTTGGTAAGCAAGGTAAAGCCCTCTATTTGGTCTCAGGTAGCTGGTCTCAATCGGCAGTTGAAGAAGCTAAAAAACTGACCTGTGATGCTCAGATAGACAGTATCAACATTGCTGAAAATACTAATGGAATTAATCAAATAGTCTTGCCTGATCTCGCTAAGATAGATCAAGATTATCGTTATCTGCACTACTGTCCTAACGAAACCGTCGATGGTATCGAAATCTTTGATGAGCTTGATTCACCATGGCCAATCATCGCCGACATGTCCTCGAACATCATGTCCAGAGAGATAGATGTTAGCAAGTATGCTGTGATCTATGCCGGCGCTCAGAAGAATATTGGGCCTTCGGGTCTGAGTATCGTCATCGTCCGCGATGATATGCTTGAACTGCCAAGTCTGCCTCAGTCATCTATCATGGATTATGGTTTAGGGGTTAAACACGGCTCCATGTACAACACGCCACCGACATTTGCTTGGTATCTGGCTGCCGAGGTCTTCGCTTGGCTTAAAGACTCTGGTGGAGTCGTGGCCATGGCCAAGAGGAACCTGAAGAAAGCGGCGCTGCTTTATGATTTTATCGATAGCAGTGATTTTTACACCAGTAAGGTGTGTCAATCAAACCGCTCAGTGATGAATGTGACCTTTTATCTAGCCAATGAAGAATTGAATGCATCTTTTTTGAAAGGCGCCACAGATGCAAATTTAGTGGCACTGAAAGGGCACCGGAGTGTAGGCGGTATGCGAGCGAGTATTTATAATGCCATGCCAATCGAAGGGGTTGAGGCGTTAGTCGAGTTTATGCAGGATTTTGCTGGTAAAAACCAAGCTTAA
- a CDS encoding HAD family hydrolase, with translation MTQAFDTANKINIKAVLFDLDGTLADTAPDLVGALNMSLSELGYPRVSLEAMRHIASDGSLAMAVAALPDASEEVHLKAQQLLLNFYSEVNGKFCHLFAGMPELLSHLNAQGIPFGIVTNKPARYTRPLIAALDLTQSMKTVISGDSTLYAKPHTAPMLLASQQIKCKCQEILYLGDAKRDLVAAHASGMLGGIALWGYISDADTPEDWPSDYQFNTPGDVLKFLS, from the coding sequence ATGACACAGGCATTCGATACGGCTAATAAAATCAACATAAAAGCAGTGTTATTCGATCTTGACGGGACGCTTGCCGATACCGCCCCAGATCTGGTAGGGGCGTTGAATATGAGCTTATCCGAGCTAGGTTACCCTCGAGTATCCCTCGAAGCGATGCGCCATATTGCTTCAGATGGCAGTTTGGCAATGGCTGTCGCCGCCTTACCTGACGCCTCTGAAGAGGTTCATCTGAAGGCGCAGCAGTTACTACTGAACTTTTATTCAGAGGTAAACGGTAAGTTTTGCCATTTATTTGCCGGTATGCCTGAGCTACTCAGTCATCTCAATGCTCAAGGCATCCCTTTTGGCATAGTGACCAACAAGCCAGCTAGATACACCCGGCCCTTGATTGCAGCGCTAGATTTGACCCAATCCATGAAAACTGTGATCAGTGGTGACAGCACACTTTACGCTAAACCTCATACGGCGCCCATGCTGCTCGCCTCACAGCAGATTAAATGCAAGTGCCAAGAGATCCTCTACCTTGGCGATGCCAAACGAGATCTTGTGGCGGCACACGCATCGGGAATGCTTGGTGGTATCGCGTTATGGGGCTATATAAGTGACGCTGACACGCCTGAAGATTGGCCAAGTGATTATCAGTTCAACACACCTGGTGATGTACTTAAGTTTCTCAGTTAA
- the gyrA gene encoding DNA gyrase subunit A, translating into MTDLASSITPINIEDELKNSYLDYAMSVIVGRALPDVRDGLKPVHRRVLFAMSELKNDWNKPYKKSARVVGDVIGKYHPHGDTAVYDTIVRLAQPFSMRYPLIDGQGNFGSVDGDAAAAMRYTEIRMDKLAHQLLADLEKETVDFVPNYDGTEFIPAVMPTRIPTLLINGSSGIAVGMATNIPPHNMTEVIKGCLALIEEPALSIEQLMEYIPGPDFPTAAIINGRKGIIDAYKTGRGRAIMRSKAEVQVEDNGRERIIVHEIPYQVNKARLIEKIAELVKDKKIEGITGLRDESDKDGMRIVIEIKRGEVGEVVLNNLYAQTQMQCSFGINMVALTNGQPKLFNLKEMIECFILHRREVVTRRTVFELRKARDRAHILESLAIALANIDPIIAMIKASPTPAEAKVKLVDQGWELGHVQAMLEKAGDDAARPEWLEPEYGIRDGLYYLTQPQAQAILDLRLHKLTGLEHEKILAEYEELIDIIAALLYILRSPERLLEVIKEELNEILENFGDERRTVINANEVDMSLEDLINEEDVVVTLSHLGYAKYQPLTDYQAQRRGGKGKSAAKVKDEDFVEKLLVANTHDTILCFSDFGKLYWLKVYQLPLASRQARGRPIVNLLPLSEGEHITAILPVREYADDKYIIMATSHGTVKKTALKAYSNPRANGIIAVNLKDGDELIGVDITDGKNDIMLFSDAGKVVRFNEMVRDSETGLVKLDPETNEELVALRPMGRTATGVRGIRLEDGQKVVSLIVPKENGAILTVTENGYGKRTSLEEYPAKSRATKGVVSIKVSERNGAVVGAVQVGENDEIMLISDRGTLVRTPATGVSTIGRNTQGVTIIRIVEGEKVVGLQRIDEIHEDEVELDEEGNPIILEGDDAETGQVIEGEEPKGDDEPEAEPAE; encoded by the coding sequence ATGACTGATCTGGCTTCATCTATAACACCAATTAATATTGAAGACGAATTAAAGAATTCATATCTAGATTACGCCATGAGCGTGATCGTGGGCCGTGCATTACCCGATGTTCGTGACGGCCTTAAGCCCGTTCACCGTCGCGTACTTTTCGCGATGAGCGAACTTAAAAACGATTGGAACAAACCTTATAAGAAATCGGCACGTGTTGTCGGTGACGTTATCGGTAAGTATCACCCCCATGGTGATACTGCGGTTTATGACACAATCGTTCGTTTAGCACAGCCTTTCTCCATGCGTTACCCTTTAATCGATGGCCAAGGTAACTTTGGTTCGGTCGATGGTGATGCTGCAGCTGCGATGCGTTATACCGAAATCCGTATGGATAAGTTAGCCCATCAGCTATTAGCAGATCTTGAAAAAGAGACTGTCGACTTTGTGCCTAACTATGATGGTACCGAGTTTATTCCGGCAGTTATGCCTACTCGTATCCCGACACTCTTGATTAACGGCTCTTCAGGTATTGCCGTCGGCATGGCGACCAATATCCCGCCTCATAACATGACTGAAGTGATTAAAGGTTGTTTGGCGCTAATCGAAGAGCCTGCACTTTCTATTGAACAGTTAATGGAATACATTCCAGGTCCAGATTTCCCCACAGCCGCCATTATCAATGGCCGCAAAGGGATTATCGATGCCTATAAAACGGGCCGTGGCCGCGCAATTATGCGTTCTAAGGCTGAAGTTCAAGTAGAAGATAATGGCCGTGAGCGCATTATCGTTCACGAAATTCCTTATCAGGTTAACAAAGCTCGTCTTATCGAGAAGATAGCCGAGCTGGTTAAAGATAAGAAAATTGAAGGCATCACTGGCCTACGTGATGAGTCCGATAAAGATGGTATGCGCATCGTTATCGAAATCAAACGTGGAGAGGTGGGTGAGGTTGTACTAAACAACCTTTATGCACAGACTCAGATGCAGTGCTCATTCGGGATAAACATGGTGGCTTTGACCAATGGTCAACCTAAACTGTTTAACCTAAAAGAGATGATAGAGTGCTTTATCTTGCACCGCCGTGAAGTGGTTACTCGCCGTACCGTATTTGAATTACGCAAAGCCCGTGACCGTGCACACATTCTAGAGTCACTGGCTATCGCACTGGCTAACATAGATCCTATTATTGCCATGATCAAGGCGTCACCAACGCCTGCCGAAGCTAAAGTTAAGCTGGTTGATCAAGGTTGGGAGCTAGGTCATGTTCAAGCCATGCTTGAGAAAGCCGGTGATGATGCAGCGCGTCCTGAATGGTTAGAGCCTGAGTACGGTATTCGTGACGGTCTCTACTACCTAACTCAGCCACAAGCACAAGCTATCTTAGACTTACGCTTACATAAGCTAACGGGTCTAGAGCATGAGAAGATATTAGCTGAGTATGAAGAGCTGATAGATATCATCGCGGCTTTACTCTACATTTTGCGAAGCCCTGAACGCTTATTAGAAGTGATCAAGGAAGAGCTGAACGAGATACTGGAAAATTTCGGTGATGAACGTCGCACCGTCATCAATGCTAACGAAGTTGATATGAGTCTTGAAGATCTTATTAACGAAGAAGATGTGGTAGTAACCTTATCGCACTTAGGTTATGCCAAGTATCAACCACTGACTGATTACCAGGCTCAGCGCCGTGGTGGTAAGGGCAAGTCAGCGGCAAAAGTGAAAGATGAAGACTTCGTCGAGAAACTACTTGTCGCCAACACCCATGATACGATTCTGTGTTTCTCTGACTTTGGTAAGCTCTATTGGCTGAAAGTGTATCAGTTGCCGCTCGCAAGCCGTCAGGCTCGTGGTCGTCCAATTGTGAACTTATTGCCTCTATCTGAAGGCGAGCACATCACAGCCATTCTTCCAGTGCGTGAATATGCAGATGATAAATACATCATCATGGCAACATCACACGGCACAGTGAAGAAGACAGCATTGAAGGCATACAGCAATCCTCGTGCAAACGGTATTATTGCAGTAAACCTTAAAGACGGCGATGAGCTCATTGGCGTCGATATTACCGATGGCAAGAATGACATCATGTTGTTCTCCGATGCGGGTAAAGTGGTTCGTTTCAATGAGATGGTCAGAGATTCTGAAACTGGTTTGGTCAAACTTGATCCGGAAACCAACGAAGAGCTAGTTGCACTGCGTCCTATGGGCCGTACCGCTACTGGTGTTCGTGGTATACGTCTTGAAGATGGTCAGAAAGTGGTGTCACTGATTGTACCTAAAGAAAATGGTGCCATCTTAACCGTCACCGAGAATGGATACGGTAAGCGTACCTCACTCGAAGAGTATCCGGCCAAGAGCCGTGCGACTAAGGGTGTTGTTTCTATCAAGGTCAGCGAACGAAATGGTGCCGTAGTTGGTGCTGTTCAAGTTGGTGAAAATGATGAAATCATGCTTATCAGTGATAGAGGTACTTTAGTACGTACTCCTGCAACCGGTGTATCCACTATCGGACGTAACACTCAAGGTGTAACGATTATTCGTATCGTCGAAGGAGAGAAGGTTGTTGGTCTTCAACGTATCGATGAGATCCATGAGGATGAAGTCGAGCTTGATGAAGAGGGCAATCCTATCATCCTAGAGGGTGATGACGCCGAAACAGGTCAAGTCATCGAAGGCGAAGAGCCTAAAGGTGATGATGAGCCTGAGGCAGAGCCTGCCGAATAA
- the aroA gene encoding 3-phosphoshikimate 1-carboxyvinyltransferase — MKQLRLEPISKVQGTINIPGSKSISNRALLLATLAKGTTTLTNLLDSDDIRYMLASLKQLGVNYRLSENNTVCELEGTGAPLNAELAQTLFLGNAGTAMRPLCAALTLGQGEFTLTGEPRMEERPIGDLVDALRQLGASVTYLKNEGFPPLTINATGLNAGDVEIAGDLSSQFLTALLMVAPLAKGEVNIKIKGELVSKPYIDITIALMAQFGVKVINHDYQAFEIKAGQTYVSPGKVLVEGDASSASYFLAAGAIKGGEVKVTGVGRLSIQGDVKFADVLEKMGAEIEWGDDYIISRVAKLNGVDLDMNHIPDAAMTIATAALFATGPTTIRNIYNWRIKETDRLAAMATELRKVGAIVDEGHDYISITPPSKPHTAEIDTYNDHRMAMCFSMLALADCGITINDPDCTSKTFPDYFQQFAALAQ, encoded by the coding sequence ATGAAGCAGCTACGTCTCGAGCCAATTAGCAAGGTCCAGGGCACCATCAATATCCCTGGCTCTAAAAGTATCTCTAACCGTGCACTATTACTAGCCACGCTAGCTAAAGGCACCACGACACTGACAAACTTGTTAGATTCTGATGATATTCGCTATATGCTGGCATCGCTCAAGCAATTGGGGGTGAACTATCGACTCTCCGAAAATAATACCGTTTGTGAACTCGAAGGGACCGGGGCACCGCTCAATGCAGAGCTGGCGCAGACACTGTTTCTTGGCAATGCTGGTACCGCTATGCGCCCCCTTTGTGCGGCATTAACCTTAGGTCAGGGTGAATTTACCTTAACCGGTGAGCCTCGTATGGAAGAGCGTCCCATCGGTGACTTGGTCGATGCACTGCGTCAACTCGGCGCATCTGTGACCTATCTTAAGAATGAAGGTTTTCCTCCCTTGACGATCAATGCGACTGGGCTAAACGCCGGTGATGTCGAGATTGCAGGGGATCTATCTAGCCAGTTCCTCACCGCACTGCTTATGGTTGCCCCGCTTGCGAAGGGGGAGGTTAACATCAAGATTAAGGGTGAGTTGGTCTCTAAGCCTTATATAGACATCACCATAGCCCTGATGGCGCAATTTGGCGTCAAGGTGATAAATCATGATTATCAAGCCTTCGAGATAAAAGCCGGCCAAACTTATGTGTCACCGGGTAAAGTGTTAGTCGAAGGGGATGCCTCCTCGGCGTCTTACTTCCTCGCCGCAGGCGCCATAAAAGGCGGTGAAGTCAAAGTCACTGGTGTAGGTCGCCTGAGCATTCAAGGTGATGTTAAGTTTGCCGATGTGCTGGAGAAGATGGGCGCCGAGATAGAGTGGGGTGATGATTATATTATTTCACGTGTAGCAAAACTCAATGGGGTGGATCTCGACATGAACCATATCCCAGATGCGGCCATGACCATAGCCACAGCGGCCTTATTTGCCACAGGGCCCACTACCATTCGCAATATTTATAACTGGCGCATCAAGGAAACCGACCGTTTAGCTGCCATGGCTACCGAGTTGAGAAAAGTGGGTGCCATCGTTGACGAAGGTCATGATTATATTTCTATTACACCGCCGAGCAAGCCACATACGGCGGAAATCGATACCTATAACGATCACAGAATGGCCATGTGCTTCTCTATGCTGGCGTTGGCCGATTGCGGCATCACCATTAATGATCCAGATTGTACCTCTAAGACATTCCCCGATTATTTTCAGCAGTTCGCTGCATTAGCTCAGTGA
- the ubiG gene encoding bifunctional 2-polyprenyl-6-hydroxyphenol methylase/3-demethylubiquinol 3-O-methyltransferase UbiG, with protein sequence MAATWWDPQGEFKPLHKLNPLRLNYIDQTCAGLFGKRVLDVGCGGGILSESMARIGAKVDGLDMGTEPLDVARLHAIETGVQVNYIQDTAESHRDSNIASYDVITCMEMLEHVPNPRSVVQACADMVKPGGYVFFSTINRNIRAYIETILGAEYLLKMLPVGTHDHKKFIKPSELISLAENAELFCEDATGITYNPLTDTFTYTKSVDVNYMIATRKSED encoded by the coding sequence ATGGCAGCAACCTGGTGGGATCCACAAGGCGAATTTAAACCATTACATAAGTTAAACCCTCTGCGACTCAACTATATCGATCAAACTTGTGCTGGTCTGTTTGGTAAGCGGGTTCTGGATGTAGGCTGTGGTGGTGGTATTTTGTCTGAGAGTATGGCTCGTATCGGCGCTAAAGTTGACGGCTTAGACATGGGCACAGAACCTCTTGACGTGGCTAGACTGCACGCCATAGAAACTGGCGTTCAGGTCAATTATATACAGGACACTGCCGAGTCTCACCGAGATTCTAATATTGCGAGCTACGATGTCATCACCTGCATGGAGATGCTCGAGCACGTACCTAACCCTCGCTCAGTGGTTCAGGCCTGTGCCGATATGGTTAAACCCGGCGGTTATGTATTCTTCTCCACCATCAATCGAAATATACGTGCTTATATAGAGACTATCTTAGGTGCCGAGTACCTGCTTAAAATGCTACCGGTTGGGACTCATGACCATAAGAAGTTTATCAAACCCTCAGAGCTCATCTCACTCGCCGAGAATGCCGAGCTATTCTGTGAAGATGCAACAGGGATCACCTATAACCCATTGACTGACACCTTCACTTATACCAAAAGTGTCGATGTGAACTATATGATTGCCACACGTAAGAGTGAAGATTGA
- a CDS encoding amino acid aminotransferase — MFDTLTAMPADPILGLMTKYKQDTHANKIDLGVGVYKDEVGHTPILNCVKTAEQYRIDSEETKVYIGPTGSAQFNSLLGELAFGSDHPALLADRIRTVSTPGGTGALRVAAEFIKRASTMTKSQTAVIWVSDPTWANHTGLFEAAGIEVKTYPYYDYDNKSLKFDEMKAALSQVGPDDVVLLHACCHNPSGMDLSEAQWDQIVEITQQQGFTPLIDMAYQGFGVGVDEDAYGVRKMAAAVDNMILCSSCSKNFGLYRERIGACSILGRDAASVNVAFSVLLYVVRCIYSMPPAHGAAIVETILGSHELKQQWLDELKIMRDRINGNRIMLVDKLIEKGVKRDFGFIAQQKGMFSFLGINPQQVERLQQEHSIYMVDSSRISIAGIGQGNVNYLAESIAKVL, encoded by the coding sequence ATGTTCGACACTCTCACCGCTATGCCTGCTGATCCTATCCTCGGCTTGATGACTAAATACAAGCAAGACACCCACGCCAACAAGATAGATCTTGGCGTCGGCGTGTATAAAGATGAGGTGGGTCATACCCCTATCTTAAACTGTGTTAAAACAGCCGAACAATACCGTATCGATTCCGAGGAAACAAAAGTTTACATCGGACCCACAGGCTCGGCTCAATTTAATAGCTTACTGGGCGAACTAGCATTCGGCAGCGATCATCCTGCTTTATTGGCCGATCGAATCCGCACCGTATCGACCCCAGGTGGAACGGGCGCATTAAGAGTCGCCGCTGAATTTATTAAACGTGCCAGCACCATGACAAAATCTCAAACTGCGGTGATCTGGGTCAGCGATCCAACCTGGGCCAATCATACTGGTCTGTTCGAAGCCGCCGGCATAGAAGTTAAAACCTACCCTTATTACGACTATGACAACAAGAGCCTTAAATTTGATGAGATGAAAGCGGCTCTGTCTCAAGTGGGCCCAGACGATGTGGTTTTACTCCATGCATGCTGCCATAATCCCAGCGGCATGGATCTTAGTGAGGCCCAGTGGGACCAAATCGTTGAGATAACCCAGCAGCAAGGCTTCACACCGCTTATCGATATGGCCTATCAAGGGTTTGGTGTCGGCGTCGATGAAGATGCCTACGGCGTGCGTAAGATGGCCGCAGCTGTGGATAACATGATCTTGTGTAGCTCATGCTCTAAAAACTTCGGCCTGTACCGTGAACGAATCGGTGCCTGTTCAATCTTAGGTAGAGATGCTGCCAGCGTGAATGTGGCCTTTTCTGTGCTGCTTTATGTGGTCCGTTGCATCTACTCTATGCCGCCAGCCCATGGCGCTGCCATAGTTGAAACGATACTAGGGTCCCATGAGTTAAAGCAGCAATGGTTAGATGAGCTCAAAATTATGCGAGACCGTATCAATGGCAATCGCATCATGCTGGTAGACAAGTTGATCGAGAAGGGTGTTAAGCGTGACTTTGGCTTTATAGCCCAGCAAAAAGGCATGTTCTCATTCCTGGGTATTAACCCACAACAGGTAGAACGTCTGCAGCAAGAACACAGCATCTACATGGTAGACTCTAGCCGCATCAGCATAGCGGGGATAGGACAGGGAAACGTTAATTACTTAGCTGAGTCCATCGCAAAAGTACTATAG
- the nrdA gene encoding class 1a ribonucleoside-diphosphate reductase subunit alpha: protein MNCNMKVTKRSGERETIDLEKIHRVITWAAKDLKNVSVSEVELRSHLQFFDGIPTEAIHETIIKAAADLISPEAPDYQFLSARLAVFHLRKKAFGQFEPPKLYDHVVKLVESGKYDQHILEDFSREELDILDGYVDHWRDMDFSYAAVKQLEGKYLVQNRVTHEIYESAQFLYILVAACLFAKYPQETRLSYIKRFYDAVSTFKISLPTPIMAGVRTPTRQFSSCVLIECDDSLDSINATASSIVKYVSQRAGIGVNAGRIRALGSPIRGGEAFHTGCLPFFKYFQTAVKSCSQGGVRGGAATLFYPLWHLEVESLLVLKNNRGVEDNRVRHLDYGVQLNKLMYQRLIKGGMISLFSPSDVPGLYDAFFEDQDEFERLYLQYEADNSVRKTQIKATELFSLMMQERASTGRIYIQNVDHCNTHSPFDSKVAPIRQSNLCLEIALPTKPLNNINDPDGEIALCTLSALNLGKIKDLSELEPLADLAVRALDNLLDYQDYPIIAARQSSMNRRTLGIGVINFANYLAKEGVRYSDGSANNITHKTFEAIQYYLLKASMNLAKEKGPCPLFHETTYSKGVLPIDTYKRSLDKICDEPLHMDWETLRQDIVKHGLRNSTLSALMPSETSSQISNATNGIEPPRGLISVKSSKDGQLKQVVPDFEKYQHSYELLWQMPNNDGYIQLVGLMQKFVDQAISANTNYDPSRFEGNKVPMQVLLKDLLNAYKLGLKTLYYHNTRDGASDQLDSIISVEEEDEGCEGGACKI from the coding sequence ATGAATTGCAATATGAAAGTCACCAAACGTAGTGGCGAGCGCGAGACCATCGACCTAGAAAAAATCCACCGCGTGATCACATGGGCAGCCAAAGATCTTAAAAACGTCTCGGTATCAGAAGTAGAGCTCAGATCACACCTGCAATTTTTCGATGGTATTCCTACTGAAGCTATTCATGAGACAATTATTAAGGCCGCTGCCGATCTAATTTCACCTGAAGCACCTGATTACCAATTCCTTTCGGCTCGCTTAGCTGTCTTTCATTTGAGAAAGAAGGCATTCGGTCAGTTTGAACCACCTAAACTCTATGATCATGTTGTAAAACTGGTCGAGTCAGGTAAATATGACCAACATATTCTTGAAGATTTTAGCCGCGAAGAACTCGATATCTTAGACGGCTATGTGGATCACTGGCGCGATATGGATTTCTCCTATGCGGCAGTCAAACAGCTGGAAGGTAAGTACCTGGTTCAAAACCGTGTCACCCACGAGATATACGAGAGTGCACAGTTCCTTTATATCTTGGTTGCCGCCTGTTTGTTCGCAAAATATCCCCAAGAGACTCGCCTTAGTTACATTAAGCGTTTCTACGATGCGGTCTCCACTTTTAAGATCTCACTGCCAACACCTATCATGGCGGGAGTGCGTACTCCCACTCGCCAGTTCAGTTCATGTGTACTGATTGAATGTGACGATAGCCTAGATTCCATCAATGCGACGGCCTCTTCTATCGTTAAATACGTTAGTCAGCGCGCAGGTATAGGTGTCAATGCAGGCCGAATTCGCGCTCTAGGTAGCCCTATTCGCGGCGGTGAGGCATTCCATACTGGTTGTCTGCCTTTCTTTAAGTATTTCCAGACCGCTGTTAAGTCTTGCTCACAAGGCGGAGTTCGCGGTGGCGCTGCAACCTTGTTCTACCCTCTCTGGCATCTTGAAGTCGAATCTCTGCTGGTATTGAAGAACAACCGAGGTGTTGAAGACAACCGCGTCCGTCACCTTGATTACGGTGTACAGTTAAACAAACTCATGTATCAGCGCTTGATTAAAGGCGGCATGATCAGCTTGTTTAGCCCATCGGATGTGCCTGGGCTTTATGATGCCTTTTTTGAAGACCAAGACGAATTTGAACGTCTCTACCTTCAGTATGAAGCCGATAACTCGGTGCGTAAGACACAGATTAAAGCGACAGAGCTATTCTCATTGATGATGCAGGAACGCGCCTCTACTGGCCGTATCTATATTCAAAATGTGGACCATTGTAATACGCACAGTCCTTTTGACAGCAAGGTTGCACCGATCAGACAGTCAAACCTATGTCTTGAAATTGCACTACCGACTAAGCCACTCAATAACATCAATGACCCAGATGGCGAAATTGCACTTTGTACCCTGTCAGCCTTAAACTTAGGTAAGATCAAAGACCTATCGGAACTTGAACCCTTAGCAGATCTGGCAGTAAGAGCATTAGATAACTTACTCGATTATCAAGACTATCCAATCATAGCCGCGCGTCAGTCTTCGATGAACCGTCGTACCTTAGGCATAGGCGTGATTAACTTCGCTAATTACTTGGCGAAAGAAGGTGTACGCTACTCAGATGGTTCGGCTAATAACATCACCCATAAAACATTCGAAGCCATACAGTACTACTTACTCAAGGCTTCAATGAATTTGGCTAAAGAGAAAGGCCCTTGCCCCTTATTCCATGAAACAACCTATTCGAAGGGTGTATTGCCCATCGATACTTACAAGCGTTCTCTGGATAAAATATGTGATGAGCCACTGCATATGGATTGGGAAACACTGCGTCAGGATATCGTTAAACACGGACTGCGTAACTCAACCCTATCTGCGCTTATGCCATCAGAAACATCATCGCAGATCTCAAACGCGACTAATGGTATCGAGCCACCACGTGGACTCATCAGTGTTAAGTCGAGCAAAGATGGACAGCTAAAGCAAGTGGTGCCGGACTTCGAGAAGTACCAGCATAGCTATGAGCTACTCTGGCAAATGCCCAACAATGATGGGTATATACAGCTTGTTGGCTTGATGCAGAAGTTTGTCGATCAAGCTATCTCGGCAAACACTAACTATGACCCGAGTCGATTCGAAGGTAATAAGGTCCCCATGCAGGTGTTATTAAAAGACCTGTTGAATGCCTACAAACTCGGTCTTAAGACCCTCTATTATCACAACACTCGTGATGGTGCGTCGGATCAACTCGATAGCATCATCAGCGTAGAGGAAGAAGACGAAGGCTGTGAAGGCGGCGCGTGTAAGATATAA